The genomic segment ACAAATTTGAACCATATGTCACCAATGGCCATACAATACCACTATAATATCACAAAATTACAGCAGGGGAAAAATACTCCCCCCACTTCTCTGCTTTGTTAGATCCAGGGACTCAAACCTGCCATATCATCAGGTTTAGTGACCTGAcactgtgtttctatgtatatCTTTCTGAATTTGAGCAGTGGAGACCAGGTGACCTTCCTTATTGTGGGTTCTAATGTAACAAATCTTCCCTGCAGGCTTTGTACCATGGGAAGTTCATCGACACCGGCTTTACGCTGCCATTCTACAAGCGAATGCTGGACAAGAAACCCACCCTTAAAGATCTGGAGTCCATAGATCCTGAGTTTTATAACTCCATCATGTGGGTCAAGTAAGTAACGCAGGATGGGTTacctctgaatgtgtgtgttattgctATTTTATGCTCACAAGGCTGGAAAGTAGAGGAAAATAATCAGTAAGGACATTTTTCCCGGCTCATTTCTAGTTCAAGTGAGAGCCTGATTTTTTTCAGTCCCAGAGAAGTTAACAAATCTCTAACCCATTGTCTAAAAGGCAGAGTAGCAGGTGattttcaatttaaaagaaTTATCCTTCTTGCAAGAAGTGTAGCAAAGGCTACTGCATTAGATTTaggttgtgtttctgtgtgtgtgtccagagaGAACAACCTGGAGGAGTGTGGCGTGGAGCTGTATTTTGCACAGGACATGGAGATCCTCGGGAAGGTTTCCACTCACCAGCTGAAAGATGATGGAGAGAACGAGCTGGTCACCGAGGAAAACAAGGAAGAGTACATCAGGTAAGTTAACATAAGCGGTGATAGCCACTACAGCtgaacagacagagaagaaTGAAAGTTCATCAAGAGATGTTATGTCAGCGATGGAGACCAAACCATAAAAAACAACCGCTCTTCCTTCCCTCAGCCTGTTGACAGACTGGAGGTTCACCCGTGGGGTGGAGGAGCAGACCAAAGCCTTCCTGGACGGCTTCAACGAAGTGGTACCTCTGGAGTGGCTTCGCTACTTTGACGAAAAGGAGCTGGAGGTGAGGACGAGCGGGAGGGCTGGGGGGAGGGCCAGCAGGTTTGTCAGTGTTTGAAAACTGATGAAACAAGGTCCTTTtgaaaaacagaggaaatgtaacgatttttttcccctcatattTTTTAATACACAGCAGTGATAGTTAGTGACCtaaaagcaaatttaaaaagatTTCTTATAAAAGTTGTTAGCAAGTGCACATTCTCAAATCTACGCGGAGACTAATCCAGAGTCGGGGGGTGTAAGAACTAAATGCAGCATCACCGTCAGTGATTTCTATATAAAAACAGAGGAGgtgacagagaaagaaggaagataatacatatttatattgcCTGTATTAAGTATCTGTTCCTGCCTATTTTTTGTCAGTTACGCTCTGACAACAAACAGAGCCACAGGTTTTCCAAGATTTAAATGTTGTCAAAATCTGCTTCTGAGTAGGATGAATTGAAAGTAACCTGTAGTGAGTCCGGGCCGTGATTTAGTTTGTAAATTGTTCCTGATCCTGATTGATGAGTTTCGGagatcagtttgtttgtttctcctcaactgctgcagctgagcTTTCATCTAAATGAGTCCATGTCCCAGCAGTAACTCAGTCTAACAGACGGTGAATGAAATTAGTCTGGCGTAGAGGTGGGACATACTGTGACTCACTGTCCTGTCCCGTCCCGTGTTGTCCTCTGCCCACTGATGAGTCAGACAAACACAACTATGAAGAATAAAGGACACACAGCTGCACTCGCTGgactttaaatgtcattttgtttgttgcagcTGATGCTGTGTGGGATGCAGGAGATCGATTTGGCCGACTGGCAGAAGAACACCATCTATAGACATTACACCAAGAACAGCAAGCAGATCCACTGGTTCTGGCAGGTACGGACACACTGTGGTTCAGTGGGCACAAGGCTTGATGTTAGAGGTTACAGAAGCCTtgatctaaacacacacacacacacacacacacacacatctgctatGATGAAGTATATGTGTTGAGCACTGATGTGAGTTTGGCCAGTGAATGATGGAGTTGTGTTCCTGCAGGTGGTGAAAGAGATGGACAACGAGAAGAGAATCCGTCTTCTTCAGTTTGTAACAGGAACCTGTCGGCTGCCTGTCGGAGGCTTCGCTGAGCTCATAGGTACACAGCACTGATTCACACAACGCCACATCATGATTGTTAAGTGTCACTGTCCTTTTGTGAAATAAGGATAATTGACATAAGCGATGATGTCTGtcattttgtttagatttttttgatgaatactgtatatttgttgaGATTCCAGTTTTCTGAGGGTGctataaacaaatcaaataaaaacaaagcagaatggtacaaaaagcaaacaatatGCTCCCCAAGCAACAGTACCAGTCAGttttttccacagcactaattccgaGAGTACAAAAACGTCATGCTCACCACTCTACTGTAATTCCAGTCGTGttacttttccatttttacCGATCAATGTCAGGCTACCGTGAATGCAACTCAGCAGATTTTTCCCTTTGAAAGTATTCCCTACTTCCCATTACTGTGCTGTAGTTGTTTAATGTGACAAAtctacattacatttcattaaCAGAAGCTTAACACAAGTcggcaaaaacagaaaagtggaAAAACTGTAATTGGTGGATGAAACaggtatttctgttaaaaagagaaactcagGGCAGCAAAGTTGGGAGTATAACATGACTGTGTTGTACTGATGgcattagtgctgtggaaatgtacattatactgaatttactGTGTGAGCAGTAGTACTAGGCCACAGGCAAATTCACCCTCTCTGTGGTTTTTTTACACATCATTTGAAGCTCGGCTTTCCCAAGACaattatgatgaaaaaaatTCAAGCTGATATTTAATGAaataactgtttttcttttttcccctgcaGGAAGTAATGGTCCCCAGAAGTTCTGCATAGACAAGGTGGGGAAGGAGACTTGGCTTCCAAGAAGCCACACATGGTAAGCTGCTGCCTCGTCTGTTAACATTGTAAACGTGTAgcaaaataatctaaactcCGAGGCCCAAGCTTTTCTGAGTGATGTTCTTTAAGAGGAAGACCTGGAAGAAGCAACTGAAAGCTCCCAAAAGCTAGCAAGTGCACCTTTAAACTTAGATTGTTTTGTTACACGTACAGTTTCCAAAGGTCGAGGATGAATTTCAGTGCTCAAATGGGAAACAgttgtttatctgtttgttcATAAATGAATCAATTCATGTGAAAACAGGTCTGTTAGTTAATGTAGCCTACTTCAGTACGAAGTTATCACACTAAGGTTGTTGACCATTTTTAAAGCCTggtagctttttttttgttgtttagatTGCAAATATCCAGATATGTTTAATTGGCAAAAAATCCACAAAACTCCAACTGGTGTGAGAGTTTATTTCAAACCTTTACTCATCATTACACTGCATCAGCAGTGACTaaatacagctctgatacagcTGTAGGAGAGTGATCAGTGggcagtgaggctgatatcaatgaCATAAAATTACCAACACTAACATGCTGCAGTGAGTTCAGACAGAATCAAACTGCTTCGTATAATTTGAAAGGTGGACAACACTGTGACAGGGTTATATCTGCTAATGTCAAACCAATATACTGAACAACACAATGTTCCCAACAATGGTGTTCGGTCTTTGTCAACACTGTTGCCACTAAATTCAGGATTTGACCTCCAGCCTGTTTTAACTAGCAGCAGCCACAGAAGATTTCAGACAGAATGGCTCAAACAGTTGACAGACTTGTTGTCATTCCACTCTGTGAATCCACAAAGAGGAATGACTAATAGTGACCTGCCTGTCTCCTCCTGTTCGTCTCCTCCTCCCAGCTTCAATCGTCTGGATCTGCCGCCCTACAGAAGCCTGGAGCAGCTCCGAGAGAAACTCCTGTTCGCCATCGAGGAGACAGAGGGATTCGGTCAGGAGTGACAGGGGAAAAGGACACAAGACCGCTAAAGGAGAACAGTTGATTCAGTCGGATAGttttttgttattaatattattattttgcatttgttaatCACATGGCTGAGAAATCACCTGTCATCTATAGCCCCAGACCTGGGGGAGAATCATGTTTGTGAACTGAATCATGGGATAAAGTTTGATCTAGGCGATGGAGACACAAGAACATAGAAGAAGAGTGTGTATGCttacttgtgtgtatgtttgtgtggttGCTCACATAAATGCCattgtgtatatacatatatattgtgtgtatgtctatgtggGTTGGACAGGATGGCACATACAGAGAATTATATTTGACTAGAGTCTCACCCCCCTCACATACACCTCTACTCACTGCTTAGAAACGCACCAAACCCAGACAACAGGATAGTTTTAATGTCGTCGGTGTCTCACGACAACAGCACAGCTACGCGCAAATGCAGTATAACATATCTaacagagaaatacattttttaatattttaaagtgacgagagagagagagacagagagtgtgggagaaagagaggcagtgtatgagtgcatgtgtgtgtctgtatacgAGAGCTGTTCATGAACTAGTGTGCCTCTTTTACAAAGGCTAGAGAGATGAGAtgtgattttagtttttatttttctgtttgttgtgaAATTCAGCATTTTCCTCCTGTACATAACTAAAATAAATGAGATTTCAATCTTGAGCTGTGTTGATGCTTTTTTTGAAGAGACAGTTTGAGGTGACCAAAATAAGGCATTCAACTTGATCACTTGTGTCGTTTTGTTCAGCTGCCAAAACAGCAAATGACAAAGCCTAGAAACAGTTTTCCTTGTGTAGCCAAAATAATTACTTCCTCACAAACTATTTGATAGCTACCGTAGCACTCTGCATTCTGATGAAGTGTTACTTCATTGTTGAGTGACtgaatgtgacacacacacagctgtctgaGAGCTGCTGTCAGCTCTGACAGACTCATCACCTGGATGATCATCTCACCAGGTGCAGCGTCCCTTCCTCCCCTCTGACCAATCGGACccaaggaaagaaaggaagtgGACCGACCTTTATGGCTGCGTTTGTAACGCGTGGCTGGGGATGGAGACACGGCTGTGGGAGATGGTAGTGGAGTTAGACTTTACCACCACACCTGCCATGACAGGAGTTAACTTTAGCTTCTGCTTCATAAATTCTAAATGTGAATTCATTTGTCTTTAAAGGTTACCTGTGATAAAGTAGGCTGTCCCACTCATGTCCCACCAGGTCTCTGAGTCTCCTCTGGACCCGCTGCCAGGCCTGATGGAAGCTGGGCTCTAAGGGCACCGCGTTGGacggtgtgaatgtgtgcaggtgtgctgtaggtgctGTGGTACATGAAGGGGTTCAGCCGGCTGAGCACGTATTAGTGTTTCCTTCATAGTCCGTCAGGATAGCCTGGTGTTCTCTGATGACACCCTTCTCACTGCTCAACAGTCTGATCGACAGCTGCAAAAGAAACGTAATTTACAAAGtaagttaatttatttattggtttatttaacagggacagtgcacattaataacTACACTGCTGTAAATGCCCCAGAGTTAGCCAAAAGGcaatttttcatctgtagttCCTGGACAGATTAATATAAGATTACATTTACAAAAGTTATTGAAATCATTTATAAGCATGCAGAGCAATAAtaagaagagaaaataatatgaatgttagtttaaaaaaaacagaacactaTTATACTACATTGTCAAGTACAATATCAAATATTGCAACACAGGAGCACATAATACAAGACACGCAAAGCAATGAAATGGGGAATATTAATGTTAACAAAAATATGTGCTAAATAAGACAACATTGTGCTGCATTATTAGGCACTAATtgaaacatgcagcagacataaagcacatgcacatacagtacataaaatacatacatcaTTCTGGCATATTAGAAGACATGCATGCAGGTACATGAGGACAGACGGCTATAGCAAGGTAAAACAGTAAGTAATGTGGGAAATATCCATTGAATGCATGTATATCCTGGCACCACAACACTTACTTTCTCAGGAGGCAAAagcaaatataaacacaatacAGCGAAGTAAAATGCTATAAGAAATAACAAATAAGAATTGAGTGCATGGTAAATATTGACACACTAATAGTTACAAAACTTTGTATTAAGTAGGCctatattaataaaacatgttaGATATAAGAATTACAGTACATATGAAGGGCGTGCAAAATAACAGTTGAAGTAGTAATGAGATATGAAATACTCTATACAAAGAATATAAATCATGGgttatgaaaacaaattaaagaatgCAGGGTgtcacaaacaagaaaaaatatgaGGATGTGAGAGAAACAAATATATGAAATTAAAgcgtactgtatataaacaatCTATAATGTGTCTCTAGCTGACATGATCAGATCTGCAGGAGTccatacacatgcacagaaagtAGTGGGCTGATTAAATCTTTCCTTAGTCGATGAACTGATgtgtgcatacatacagtacagcctGTTCTCTAAACCCCAACTGAACCTGAAGGCTTGTTGTGAGCCCAGACCTGATTAAACCCTTGTTCTGGATTAACTCTTTGTTGCTAGTTACAGTATTGTAAAGTCTTTTTTAATCTGAGTATTGTATGATATTTTTACTCAGTCATGGACACAGCAGTGACTGTCCATGTAATCAGTCCAACGGGACTTGAGTGGGGGCACCAAAGAAGAACATATGCATCATAACAGACACCTAATACCAGTGACAGGATACATAGTATCATACTATACGggcagaaaaaaattatatatagcAAGAAACAGTGCACAGTActatgtctgtgtctgtctatgAAGTTTTTAAGGTTCCCATATAATTTTGTTCTCATGGTTTTGTTTTCGAATGTATTCTGGCTCAGGATCAGTCATGctctttgaattttttttttttttttaataaatgtggaTGTTTGAAAAATGTAGAAACTTTTAACATAATAACTAGTATAGTACTACATAAATTGGTCACATATGCTGATCATAttcagcagtggttcccaacctctctctctctctcccctttcctgtctcactattataaagagtatgacCTAGACCTGCTCTAGGTCTAGGTCTAGGTCTAGGTCTAggtctcattgcacttttgctCTATGgcaaaagtgcaatgagataacttctgttatgaattggcactatatatataaatacattgaaATTGGAATTGAATTCAGCTGTCcctgtctaataaaggcaaaaaattaCCTTTAAaaaaccccaccaccaccactgcatCACTAATAATTTGCAATAAATACTCCTTTTGTCACtattcatttgcatttaaaaatcaCATATTACTAAACATTTGCATAAAAACTCACTTTTCATTTGCATTATGGCTTCCAATTTGCTCAACTCATCACTACATATTTACatcaagtaaaaacaaatatttctatATTCTACTTTAGTACActacttaaataaatgtacttcTTTTGCACCTCTGTCTGTAGCAATAGCCCATGATCTGCATCTCATTTACAGACAATATGGTTTTGAGTCTTGGTCTTAATTAAGGATGATATGAGGATGTTGACAAGTTATTCCACTGCCTTTGGACCTACAAGCTAATACTGGGTTTGTACTCAATCGGTCACACTGGTAAGAACGAATGAAAGGGAAATAATTGTGAATGTGGATAAAGCTGTGCCAGAACCAGCAGCTTTTTCCACACATCAGGGCACATTTTGTGGTTTGGCCGGCGAGCTCGCAATAATTGAGAATATAGGTTTTGGATGTGACCATGCAAACAAACTCTTCGTGTGTCTCCATTGTCAGGATTTTTTAGTATTTTCCCAGTAATCTGATGTGACAGGACTGACAGTGCTAAGATGTATTTAAGGACCTCTGTCAGAGCTCAGAAAGTGTAACATACCTGTGGCTTGATGAACCAGGTGGTGTTCTCCCTCACTGCGGTCACCAGCTGTCTAACAAAGCAGCCTCCTCCACAGCCATGCAGAGTGTAAGCAGAGTACATGAGTGTAAGTGAGTGGAGTGCAGAGAAGCAAAGTGGTCCCTCCACATGAACCTCAAATCAGTTTCCACTTTTGCGTAAGAGATGTTACAGTATCCAGTGAGCACAAAGAGGCTCAGTGTTCTTATGATGGCCATTACACCAGTGGCTGCAGCCAAACAGCAGCACTGCAATGTTTGCTAAATGGTGCGACAGATTTGACCAAATAGAAGCATTACATGACCTGAGGTGAACCTTACATCACAACAAATTAGTCCGAACAGGTCCACTACCCACTCTTCCTCTACCATAATGCTTCTGGTTGTATTTAGTAATCATGGAGTCAATTCGTATGTGTGgtacaaacatttcaaatactTCTGAATTTACATAGGTCATACTGTAGGACAGAGGTC from the Siniperca chuatsi isolate FFG_IHB_CAS linkage group LG4, ASM2008510v1, whole genome shotgun sequence genome contains:
- the wwp2 gene encoding NEDD4-like E3 ubiquitin-protein ligase WWP2 isoform X5, yielding MIKEHPLPPGWEMKYTAEGVRYFVDHNSRTTTFKDPRPGFESGSRQGGSPGAYDRSFRWKYHQFRFLCHSNALPSHVKISVSRQTLFEDSFQQIMNVKPYDLRRRLYIIMRGEEGLDYGGIAREWFFLLSHEVLNPMYCLFEYAGKNNYCLQINPASSINPDHLTYFRFIGRFIAMALYHGKFIDTGFTLPFYKRMLDKKPTLKDLESIDPEFYNSIMWVKENNLEECGVELYFAQDMEILGKVSTHQLKDDGENELVTEENKEEYISLLTDWRFTRGVEEQTKAFLDGFNEVVPLEWLRYFDEKELELMLCGMQEIDLADWQKNTIYRHYTKNSKQIHWFWQVVKEMDNEKRIRLLQFVTGTCRLPVGGFAELIGSNGPQKFCIDKVGKETWLPRSHTCFNRLDLPPYRSLEQLREKLLFAIEETEGFGQE